The Brassica rapa cultivar Chiifu-401-42 unplaced genomic scaffold, CAAS_Brap_v3.01 Scaffold0831, whole genome shotgun sequence genome includes a region encoding these proteins:
- the LOC117131071 gene encoding uncharacterized protein LOC117131071: protein MSKINNLEYASLNLSGDNYLQWELDTKILLRSRNLGDTITEGTEPSDKDNYKAIVVIRHHLAEGLKDQYLTIENPLELWTELKTRFNHQKTVILPKALYDWRNLRIQDYKSVEEYNSALFKIVSKLKLCGETITDADMLEKTFSTFHTSNVVLQQQYREKGFSTYAALISCLLLAEQNNELLMMNSELRPPGAKALPEAHAAVEPKDETPRESYRGRMRGRGRWQGRNRGFQPRGRGFQPRDHLGRSRGRGYSRGHQANHGYKSDFKTHGSSSTKSACYRCGMTNHWANKCKTPQHLVKLYQESIKGKNSEANLVHYDDENDLDHEDDQAHDKDDHEDFETSDLLTSG, encoded by the coding sequence ATGTCGAAAATCAACAACCTTGAATATGCTTCCCTCAATCTCTCCGGAGATAATTACCTCCAATGGGAGCTTGATACCAAAATCCTCTTAAGGTCCAGAAACCTTGGTGATACTATCACTGAAGGCACTGAGCCATCTGACAAGGATAATTACAAGGCAATCGTTGTCATTCGCCATCACCTTGCTGAAGGTCTCAAGGACCAGTATCTCACAATTGAGAATCCTCTGGAACTTTGGACAGAGTTGAAAACCAGATTTAATCATCAGAAAACTGTGATATTGCCAAAAGCCCTTTATGATTGGAGAAACCTGAGAATCCAAGACTATAAGTCTGTGGAAGAGTATAACTCGGCTTTGTTCAAAATAGTCTCAAAGTTGAAACTTTGTGGTGAGACTATTACTGATGCTGATATGTTGGAGAAGACATTCTCCACATTCCACACCAGCAATGTTGTGCTTCAGCAACAGTACCGAGAGAAAGGTTTCTCCACTTATGCTGCCTTAATCTCTTGTTTGTTGCTAGCTGAGCAAAACAATGAGTTGCTCATGATGAACAGTGAGCTAAGGCCTCCTGGTGCTAAAGCATTGCCTGAGGCACATGCGGCCGTAGAGCCAAAAGATGAGACTCCAAGAGAGTCATACCGTGGTCGCATGAGAGGCCGTGGTAGATGGCAAGGTCGTAACCGTGGGTTTCAACCACGTGGCCGTGGATTTCAACCACGAGACCATCTTGGTCGCAGCCGAGGCCGAGGCTATAGCCGAGGTCATCAAGCTAACCATGGGTATAAGTCCGACTTCAAAACCCATGGCTCGAGCTCGACCAAATCTGCTTGCTATCGTTGTGGGATGACCAATCATTGGGCTAATAAATGCAAAACTCCCCAACACCTTGTTAAGCTCTACCAGGAGAGCATAAAGGGCAAGAACTCTGAGGCAAATTTGGTCCATTATGATGATGAGAATGATCTGGACCATGAGGATGATCAAGCCCATGACAAAGATGATCATGAGGACTTTGAGACTTCAGACCTCCTTACAAGTGGCTGA